A DNA window from Brassica napus cultivar Da-Ae chromosome C1, Da-Ae, whole genome shotgun sequence contains the following coding sequences:
- the LOC106398827 gene encoding uncharacterized protein LOC106398827 — MIDKAWVHLSRVDPSYETGASKFVRDVASALGVIDMIVCPCIDCRNIDRHSGSVVLDHLVTRGMEEGYKMRADWYLHGELNSGVAGESRASEWNDEIFGLYRVAECFDEELADTGDLSEKAEGDDKKEDEFLAKLADAETPLYPSCVNHSKLSAIVSLFRLKTHNGWSEKSFNDLLETLSEMLPEENVLHSSLYDVKKFLKSFDMGYEKIHACVNDCCLFRKRFKKLEKCPKCKASRWKTNIHTGEKKKGVPQKVLRYFPIIPRLKRMFRSEKTAKDLRWHFSNKSSDGKLRHPVDSVTWDQMNAKYPTFAAEERNLRLGLSTDGFNPFNMKNSIYSCWPVLVVNYNLPPDLCMKKENIMLSLLIPDPQQPGNSIDVYLEPLIDDLNSLWSIGEITYDALTRSTFTLRAMLLWTISDFPAYGNLAGCKVKGKMGCPLCGKNTDSMWLKFSKKHVYMCHRKGLPPTHSFWGKKKWFDGKAEQGRRGRILTGRDISLHLRNFKNDFGNFKGSASKRKRIQCSVNLGSDNEGLSSESEEEEDEEIQVDEDELSRWKKRSIFFKLPYWEELPVRHNLDVMHVERNVAASLVSTLLHCEKSKDGLAARKDLEELGVSLEDCKLTGLKSHDYHVLMQQLLPIALKGLLPKGPRLAVFRFFPPSFFDIMLHLTVHLGREARLGGPVHFRWMYPFERYMKVLKDFVRNPARPEGCIAESYLAEECIRFCNEFLKKTTNVQEKVDRNMEYDNNSILEGRLISTVNISNICKTQMEDACEMPQLYGVPLDSTEHDETLKWIAYGLRCSARSYTGFIVNGLRFHTTLVDRKSQNSGVYYEATAVCRSSATDTSQVVDLVSYYGRVTGIILVDYNIFYVPLFRCQWAVKGNGVKIEDGFTLVNKNHSQASFASDPYILASQAKQIFYSREDESSNWYIVMKGPSRRYSKEDIQEGTADIGLLPSNIDMDADIDEAENARTDCEGIYG, encoded by the exons ATGATTGACAAAGCATGGGTGCATCTAAGCAG GGTTGATCCTTCATATGAGACAGGGGCTTCAAAGTTTGTACGTGATGTTGCTTCAGCTCTGGGAGTGATTGATATGATTGTATGTCCTTGCATTGACTGCCGAAATATTGATCGTCACTCGGGAAGTGTAGTACTAGACCATCTAGTTACCAGGGGAATGGAGGAGGGTTATAAGATGCGGGCTGATTGGTATCTACACGGTGAACTCAACTCAGGGGTTGCAGGTGAAAGCAGAGCAAGTGAATGGAATGATGAGATATTTGGGTTATACAGAGTTGCTGAGTGTTTTGATGAAGAGTTAGCTGACACGGGGGATTTATCTGAGAAGGCAGAGGGAGACGACAAGAAAGAAGACGAGTTCTTGGCAAAGCTAGCTGATGCTGAAACACCCTTGTATCCGAGCTGTGTCAACCATAGTAAGCTATCTGCAATTGTCTCATTATTTAGATTGAAGACTCATAATGGGTGGTCTGAAAAGAGCTTCAATGATCTGCTAGAGACATTGTCGGAGATGTTACCAGAGGAAAATGTTCTCCACTCTTCACTGTATGATGtgaagaaatttttgaaatccttTGACATGGGTTATGAGAAGATCCATGCATGTGTTAATGACTGCTGCCTATTCAGAAAGAGGTTCAAGAAGCTTGAGAAGTGTCCAAAATGTAAGGCTTCAAGATGGAAGACTAACATTCATACtggtgagaagaagaaaggcgTCCCACAGAAAGTCTTACGTTACTTTCCCATAATACCAAGACTGAAGAGGATGTTCCGGTCTGAGAAAACCGCCAAGGACTTACGGTGGCACTTTAGCAACAAAAGCAGTGATGGAAAGCTTCGTCACCCTGTTGATTCAGTGACCTGGGATCAGATGAATGCTAAATACCCTACATTTGCAGCTGAAGAAAGGAACCTCAGGCTTGGACTTTCAACAGATGGATTCAATCCATTCAACATGAAGAATTCGATATACAGTTGCTGGCCTGTTTTGGTGGTAAACTACAACTTGCCACCAGACTTATGCATGAAGAAGGAGAACATCATGCTTTCATTGTTGATTCCTGATCCACAGCAGCCTGGTAATAGTATAGATGTGTACTTAGAACCCCTCATTGACGATCTGAACAGTCTGTGGAGCATTGGAGAGATAACATACGACGCTCTGACTCGATCAACATTTACTCTTAGGGCGATGCTGCTCTGGACAATCAGTGATTTTCCAGCTTATGGGAATCTTGCCGGCTGCAAAGTAAAAGGTAAAATGGGGTGTCCGTTATGTGGGAAAAACACTGATAGCATGTGGCTAAAGTTCAGCAAAAAACATGTCTACATGTGCCATAGAAAGGGTCTGCCACCAACTCATAGTTTCTGGGGAAAGAAGAAATGGTTTGATGGCAAAGCTGAACAAGGAAGAAGGGGAAGAATACTAACTGGACGTGACATTTCTCTACATCTAAGAAATTTCAAGAATGATTTTGGAAATTTCAAAGGATCTGCAAGTAAGAGGAAAAGGATTCAATGTTCTGTTAATTTAGGCTCTGATAATGAGGGTTTATCGAGTGAAtcggaggaagaggaagatgaagaaataCAAGTAGATGAAGATGAGTTATCTAGATGGAAGAAGAGGTCAATCTTCTTCAAGCTACCTTATTGGGAG GAACTTCCAGTGAGGCACAACTTAGATGTAATGCATGTGGAGAGAAATGTTGCTGCCAGTTTAGTGTCAACGTTATTGCACTGTGAGAAATCAAAGGATGGTCTTGCAGCTCGTAAAGATCTTGAGGAGCTTG GTGTCTCATTAGAGGACTGTAAACTCACAGGGTTGAAATCACATGACTACCATGTGTTAATGCAGCAACTTCTGCCCATTGCACTTAAAGGGTTGTTACCAAAAGGACCGAGGCTTGCAGTTTTTAG ATTCTTTCCTCCAAGCTTCTTTGATATCATGCTCCATTTGACTGTCCATCTCGGAAGAGAAGCCCGACTTGGTGGTCCAGTCCACTTTAGATGGATGTACCCATTTGAAAG GTACATGAAAGTCCTTAAAGACTTTGTAAGGAATCCTGCAAGACCGGAGGGATGCATTGCTGAGTCCTATCTAGCTGAGGAATGTATCAGGTTCTGTAATGAATTTTTGAAGAAGACAACAAATGTTCAAGAGAAAGTAGATAGAAACATGGAGTATGACAACAATTCTATCTTAGAGGGTCGTCTAATATCCACAG TCAACATCTCCAATATTTGCAAGACACAGATGGAAGATGCTTGCGAGATGCCTCAACTTTATGGA GTGCCTCTTGATTCTACAGAACATGATGAAACACTTAAGTGGATAGCTTATGGTCTACGATGTTCAGCTAGGTCATATACGGGATTCATAGTTAATGGGCTGAGATTTCATACGACTTTAGTTGATAGGAAAAGTCAGAACAGTGGGGTTTATTATGAGGCTACAGCTGTTTGTAGATCTAGTGCCACAGATACATCACAGGTGGTAGATTTGGTATCTTACTACGGCAGAGTAACTGGCATCATTTTGGTGGATTATAATATCTTTTACGTTCCTCTTTTCCGGTGTCAATGGGCCGTTAAAGGTAATGGAGTGAAGATTGAAGATGGTTTTACACTTGTTAACAAGAATCATAGTCAAGCCTCCTTTGCAAGTGACCCGTACATACTAGCATCTCAAGCGAAGCAAATCTTTTACTCTAGGGAAGATGAGTCGTCAAATTGGTATATTGTTATGAAAGGTCCGTCTAGAAGATATAGTAAGGAGGATATTCAAGAGGGAACTGCAGACATTGGGCTATTGCCATCAAATATTGACATGGATGCTGACATTGATGAAGCTGAGAATGCCAGAACTGATTGTGAAGGCATATATGGGTGA
- the LOC106399350 gene encoding protein NDR1-like, with product MDLDQDTDNGGRSCCSCCLSFIFTAGLTSLFLWLSLRPDKPKCSIEYFYVPALNKSLDAHSRLNTTLNFMVRLANPNRDQGIYYDDVHLSFSNTNSSVANYTVPRFYQGHKKKAKKWGQTLPVNNQTVSRAVLTNGSAVFRMDLKTRVRFKILFWKTKRYGIEVGADVEVNGDGVKAHKKGLKMKKSDSSTRLRSYFPICVLMNLLVLFVIR from the coding sequence ATGGATCTAGACCAAGACACAGACAATGGTGGAAGAAGCTGTTGTAGCTGCTGCCTCAGCTTCATCTTCACTGCTGGTCTCACTTCTCTCTTCTTATGGCTCAGCCTCCGTCCCGACAAACCCAAATGCTCCATTGAATACTTTTACGTTCCTGCCCTCAACAAATCCTTAGATGCACATTCACGTCTCAACACCACTCTCAACTTTATGGTTCGTCTCGCTAATCCAAACAGAGACCAAGGCATCTACTACGACGATGTCCACCTTTCTTTCTCCAACACCAACTCCTCTGTTGCTAACTACACAGTGCCAAGATTCTACCAAGGGCACAAGAAGAAAGCCAAGAAGTGGGGTCAGACTCTTCCTGTGAACAACCAGACGGTTTCACGAGCGGTTTTGACTAATGGATCGGCGGTTTTCCGGATGGATCTGAAGACGAGGGTGAGGTTCAAGATTCTTTTCTGGAAAACCAAGAGGTATGGTATTGAAGTTGGTGCTGATGTTGAAGTCAACGGAGATGGAGTTAAAGCTCATAAGAAAGGGCTTAAGATGAAGAAATCTGATTCTTCTACTAGATTAAGAAGCTATTTTCCGATTTGTGTTTTGATGAATCTGCTCGTGTTGTTTGTGATTCGTTAg
- the LOC106400310 gene encoding COBRA-like protein 10, which translates to MKVIEVKTGMKIPWKARYSLTLLILLPSVLLLCNGQDYGTPTEDGAGGGEPPPEMTRCNGIFMSYSFGSRETEYPHVKNVTAQSWAFKSSAMIVNVGKEELTGWQMFIGFRHKELIVSATGASPVDGDYPLDASNGTTFVGSPNTDLKTSIETAGDFTQISTNIEITGTLFGVAKGVTPMPRTLKLINDGWECPAAKRKGSSMNVCCKRNPKFKVKTGPKTKFAPRRHGDLNIVYDVLQSFGSNYLAQVTIDNENPLGRLDRWNLTWEWTRGEIINTMRGAYTYKRDPSECLYSRAGQYYKDLDFSQVMNCQKKPAISDLPPERKDDNVTGKLPFCCKNGTLLPPLMDPSKSRSMFQLQVFKLPPDLNRTALYPPQHWKIDGVLNPQYKCGPPVRVDPSQFPDSSGLPAVTYAIASWQIVCNITKPKAQASRCCVSFSAFYNSSAIPCNTCACGCNDIDTTTCNADRNPLLLPPDALLVPFDNRTLKAKAWAQQNHMPIPKKLPCPDNCGVSINWHVNTDYRDGWTARLTVFNWRDFAFEDWFVAVEMGKAGPGYENVYSFNGTRVPPNNRTVMFQGLRDMNYLVGQVNGTRPLRDPPVPGKQQSVISFKKKNIKGLNIPEGDGFPTKLFFNGEECALPKHFPKKSLGHRHGISVLMSLVLAIAAFALMMD; encoded by the exons ATGAAGGTTATTGAAGTTAAAACGGGAATGAAGATACCTTGGAAGGCACGCTATTCATTAACTCTGTTGATTTTGTTACCATcagttcttcttctttgcaacGGCCAAGATTATGGAACACCGACCGAAGATGGAGCAGGAGGAGGTGAGCCACCACCTGAGATGACGCGTTGCAACGGTATTTTCATGAGCTACAGCTTCGGCAGCCGCGAAACAGAGTACCCTCACGTTAAGAACGTGACGGCGCAATCATGGGCGTTTAAATCGTCTGCGATGATTGTAAACGTGGGGAAAGAAGAGCTCACGGGATGGCAAATGTTTATAGGGTTTCGTCACAAGGAACTGATCGTTTCTGCGACTGGTGCGTCTCCAGTGGACGGAGATTATCCTCTGGATGCTAGCAATGGAACCACGTTCGTTGGTTCACCAAACACGGATTTGAAAACCTCGATTGAAACCGCAGGTGATTTCACTCAGATATCCACCAATATCGAAATCACTGGGACTCTTTTCGGGGTTGCAAAGGGGGTCACACCCATGCCAAGAACACTTAAGCTCATCAACGACGGTTGGGAATGTCCTGCCGCTAAAAGAAAAG GAAGCAGTATGAACGTGTGTTGCAAGAGAAACCCTAAGTTCAAGGTCAAAACTGGACCAAAGACAAAGTTTGCACCGAGAAGACACGGTGATCTGAACATAGTATACGATGTGTTGCAATCATTTGGCAGTAACTACTTAGCCCAAGTGACCATCGACAACGAGAATCCGCTGGGGCGTTTAGACCGTTGGAACCTAACATGGGAATGGACGCGAGGAGAGATTATAAACACGATGCGAGGAGCTTACACTTACAAAAGAGATCCATCTGAATGTCTTTACAGCAGAGCTGGACAATATTACAAAGACTTAGATTTCTCTCAGGTCATGAATTGTCAGAAGAAGCCAGCCATTTCTGATTTGCCTCCTGAGAGGAAGGATGATAACGTGACGGGCAAGTTACCTTTCTGTTGCAAAAACGGAACTCTTTTGCCTCCTCTTATGGATCCGTCGAAATCCCGATCTATGTTTCAGTTGCAG GTTTTCAAGTTACCTCCGGATCTAAACAGAACAGCTCTATATCCACCTCAACACTGGAAAATAGATGGAGTTCTCAATCCGCAGTACAAATGCGGGCCACCGGTTCGGGTTGACCCATCGCAGTTCCCCGATTCTAGCGGTCTGCCGGCAGTAACCTATGCCATCGCCAGTTGGCAAATTGTCTGCAACATAACCAAACCTAAAGCTCAGGCTTCAAGATGTTGTGTCTCTTTCTCAGCATTTTACAACAGCTCTGCTATTCCTTGCAACACTTGCGCTTGTGGATGCAATGACATTGATACAACCACTTGCAATGCTGACCGTAACCCACTTCTCCTCCCTCCAGACGCGCTCCTTGTTCCATTCGATAACCGAACCCTAAAAGCCAAAGCTTGGGCCCAACAAAACCACATGCCAATACCAAAGAAACTCCCTTGTCCGGATAACTGCGGAGTCAGCATTAACTGGCACGTTAACACGGACTACAGAGACGGTTGGACGGCTAGGTTAACCGTTTTCAACTGGAGAGACTTCGCTTTTGAGGATTGGTTTGTAGCGGTTGAGATGGGAAAAGCAGGTCCAGGGTATGAAAACGTTTACTCCTTTAACGGAACACGTGTTCCACCAAACAACAGAACCGTTATGTTCCAAGGGTTACGTGATATGAACTACCTTGTAGGTCAAGTTAACGGAACCCGTCCGCTAAGAGACCCTCCCGTGCCGGGCAAGCAACAATCTGTTATCTCCTTTAAAAAGAAGAACATCAAAGGACTGAATATACCAGAAGGCGACGGTTTCCCAACCAAACTTTTCTTCAATGGAGAAGAATGTGCGCTACCAAAACATTTCCCAAAGAAGAGCTTGGGACATAGACACGGTATCAGTGTCTTGATGTCACTTGTTCTCGCTATAGCGGCTTTTGCACTAATGATGGATTAA
- the LOC106400575 gene encoding vascular-related unknown protein 3-like: MENSALSNCVRRTIFSTQQRTMQEGLEESSWTIYFETENRTCHYDNSSMISDAASPMAYVEEDTASSPSKRTKGYSEMEDNTTEGKNTNNTKTVEKGLNKKGIINEDYCAELKKRGLCLVPLSMLSNYIG, translated from the exons ATGGAAAACTCAGCACTGAGCAACTGCGTGAGGCGTACAATATTCTCTACTCAACAGAGAACAATGCAAGAGGGTCTAGAAGAGAGTAGTTGGACGATTTACTTTGAAACCGAAAATCGTACATGCCATTATGATAATTCTTCCATGATCTCAGACGCTGCGTCCCCTATGGCCTATGTCGAAGAAGACACGGCTTCATCTCCTTCTAAAAGAACCAAG GGTTACAGTGAAATGGAAGACAATACCACAGAAGGAAAAAACACGAACAATACTAAAACCGTG GAGAAGGGATTGAATAAGAAAGGGATAATAAATGAAGATTATTGCGCAGAACTGAAGAAGCGAGGACTTTGCTTAGTTCCTTTGTCCATGTTGTCCAACTATATTGGTTGA